The Corynebacterium qintianiae genome has a window encoding:
- a CDS encoding sterol carrier family protein — protein MSARKSDPVATRETVEAVAAWLRGETEDAPPRKELADACRTTARTLAEELPGHAVELRVPPFVAVQCIDGPRHTRGTPPNVVEMSPETWLRVATGIESFRDALSAGRIDASGSRASEVARGLPVIAIDEG, from the coding sequence ATGAGTGCGCGTAAGAGCGACCCGGTGGCGACGCGGGAGACGGTGGAGGCGGTTGCCGCTTGGCTCCGCGGGGAGACCGAAGACGCACCGCCGCGCAAGGAGCTTGCCGACGCTTGCCGCACCACCGCCCGCACCCTCGCTGAAGAACTACCAGGCCACGCGGTTGAGCTGCGCGTGCCGCCGTTCGTCGCGGTGCAGTGCATCGACGGGCCCCGCCACACTCGCGGCACCCCACCGAACGTCGTTGAAATGAGCCCAGAGACGTGGCTGCGGGTCGCCACGGGTATCGAGTCTTTCCGGGACGCCCTTTCGGCGGGGCGTATCGACGCTTCCGGTTCCCGTGCGAGCGAGGTCGCCCGTGGCCTTCCCGTGATTGCCATAGATGAGGGGTAA
- a CDS encoding acyl-CoA thioesterase, whose protein sequence is MASPVEQTKSPLVTLRFMAAPNDVLMAGAQGVSGGRVLEWIDKAAYACAVQWSGTYCVTAYVGHIHFTRPIPSGHLVEVRSRVAMTGRTSMHIVNEVLSADPREGVFTRACDCLVIFVAKDPETGQTTPVPAFRPSTEEEERVRHAAMSRIELRQAIEAEMSTQTYTDDSTAPRVIHRFLAKPTDINWGGKVHGGSAMEWIDEAGVACTMEWSGERTVAVYAGGIRFRKPISIGDLVEVDARLTRTDARSMHLVIQVRSGNPRGGREALTPAIHATFTYVGIDLDGQPLAARQFVPSTDEDKRLWEHTQTLKDLRQEYTPIPLVRPADARQLHS, encoded by the coding sequence ATGGCATCCCCCGTTGAACAGACGAAATCCCCCCTGGTGACCTTGCGCTTTATGGCGGCGCCCAACGACGTCCTCATGGCCGGCGCGCAGGGCGTGTCCGGCGGCCGCGTCCTCGAATGGATTGACAAGGCCGCCTACGCGTGCGCGGTCCAGTGGTCCGGCACCTATTGCGTGACCGCCTACGTCGGCCACATCCACTTCACGCGCCCCATTCCTTCCGGACACCTGGTGGAGGTGCGCTCCCGCGTCGCAATGACCGGCCGGACCTCGATGCACATCGTCAACGAAGTACTCTCCGCGGACCCGCGTGAGGGCGTATTCACCCGCGCCTGCGACTGCCTTGTCATCTTCGTGGCAAAGGACCCAGAGACGGGTCAGACGACTCCCGTTCCCGCCTTCCGGCCCTCGACCGAGGAAGAGGAGCGCGTGCGCCACGCGGCGATGTCGCGCATCGAGCTGCGCCAAGCCATCGAAGCCGAGATGAGCACGCAAACGTATACGGATGATTCCACCGCACCGCGGGTGATCCACCGGTTCCTGGCCAAACCCACCGATATCAACTGGGGCGGCAAAGTTCACGGTGGCAGCGCCATGGAGTGGATCGATGAAGCCGGTGTCGCTTGCACCATGGAGTGGTCGGGCGAGCGTACCGTGGCGGTCTACGCGGGCGGGATTCGCTTCCGCAAACCGATCTCCATCGGCGACTTGGTCGAAGTGGACGCGCGCCTCACGCGTACCGACGCCCGCTCCATGCACCTGGTCATCCAAGTGCGTTCCGGCAACCCCCGCGGCGGGCGCGAAGCGTTGACCCCGGCGATTCACGCCACCTTCACTTATGTGGGCATCGACCTCGACGGACAACCCCTCGCCGCACGCCAGTTTGTCCCGTCGACCGACGAAGACAAGAGGTTGTGGGAGCACACCCAGACATTGAAGGACCTGCGGCAGGAGTACACGCCGATCCCGCTGGTGCGCCCGGCCGACGCCCGCCAACTACACTCTTAG
- the purL gene encoding phosphoribosylformylglycinamidine synthase subunit PurL, whose protein sequence is MTVHNDTVDNAKSTPDQEQPYRELGLKDDEYQRIVGILGRRPTDAELTVYSVMWSEHCSYKSSKVHLRYFGQTMTEEMGSKLLAGIGENAGVVDIGGGDAVTFRVESHNHPSYIEPYQGAATGVGGIVRDIMAMGARPIAVMDQLRFGPADADDTKRVLPGVVAGIGGYGNCLGLPNIGGETVFDETYAGNPLVNALCVGTLKVEDLKLAFASGKGNKVILFGSRTGLDGIGGVSVLASETFEEGAERKLPAVQVGDPFAEKVLIECCLELYHSGVVVGIQDLGGAGLACATSELAASGDGGMRVNLDAVPLRAENMSAAEILASESQERMCAVVAPENVERFMAICAKWDVNAAVIGEVTGEGDRLVITHNGEVVLDAPPSTIADEAPVYERPWARPAWQDEVQQQVGVGKHANLRETWLRMVASPALCSRDFITQQYDRYVRGNTVQAKYANSGVLRINEENNRGVAVSADASGRYTYLDPNMGARLALAEAYRNVAVTGARPVAITNCLNFGSPENPDVMWQFREAVHGLADGAVELGIPVSGGNVSFYNQTGDVPILPTPVVGVLGVIEDVEKAIGHALPARNDEEFTLLLLGETRDEFGGSIWQEISGQGLAGLPPQVDLGNEERLAEFFVGNGSVSAAHDLSEGGLAQALFETLLGSGKGAQVDLTGVHEDAFTAMFSESASRVLVAVSQDRADTAVQRATEAGVPVTVLGTTNSTGDITVAGETVTVAELAEAWHATLPQLFDHAMAPNSPA, encoded by the coding sequence ATGACCGTGCACAACGACACCGTCGACAACGCAAAGTCCACCCCCGACCAGGAGCAGCCCTACCGCGAGCTTGGTCTCAAGGATGACGAGTACCAGCGCATCGTCGGTATCCTCGGCCGCCGCCCGACGGACGCCGAGCTGACCGTCTATTCCGTCATGTGGTCGGAGCACTGCTCATACAAATCGTCGAAGGTCCATCTTCGCTACTTCGGACAGACGATGACCGAGGAGATGGGCTCCAAGCTGCTTGCCGGGATCGGCGAGAACGCCGGTGTCGTGGACATCGGCGGTGGCGATGCCGTGACCTTCCGCGTGGAGTCTCACAACCACCCGTCGTACATTGAGCCCTACCAGGGTGCGGCCACGGGTGTCGGCGGCATCGTCCGAGACATTATGGCCATGGGTGCGCGCCCGATCGCTGTGATGGACCAACTCCGCTTCGGCCCCGCTGACGCGGACGACACGAAGCGCGTGCTCCCCGGAGTTGTGGCCGGAATCGGCGGCTACGGCAACTGCCTCGGTCTCCCGAACATCGGCGGTGAGACGGTCTTCGACGAGACATACGCCGGTAACCCGTTGGTGAACGCCCTCTGTGTCGGCACCCTGAAGGTTGAGGACCTCAAGCTTGCCTTCGCTTCAGGCAAGGGAAACAAGGTAATCCTGTTCGGATCCCGCACCGGCCTCGACGGCATTGGCGGAGTTTCCGTCCTCGCCTCCGAGACTTTCGAGGAGGGAGCGGAACGTAAGCTCCCGGCCGTCCAAGTCGGTGACCCGTTCGCCGAGAAGGTGCTCATCGAGTGCTGCCTGGAGCTTTACCACTCCGGTGTGGTTGTTGGCATTCAGGATCTCGGCGGCGCAGGCCTGGCCTGCGCCACGTCAGAGCTGGCTGCATCCGGTGACGGCGGAATGCGTGTGAATCTCGACGCCGTACCTCTGCGGGCCGAGAATATGTCCGCGGCCGAGATCCTTGCCTCGGAGTCCCAGGAGCGCATGTGCGCCGTCGTTGCGCCGGAAAACGTCGAGCGGTTCATGGCGATCTGCGCCAAGTGGGACGTCAACGCCGCCGTTATCGGTGAGGTCACCGGTGAAGGTGACCGTCTCGTGATCACCCACAACGGTGAGGTCGTTCTCGATGCCCCACCGTCGACCATTGCCGACGAAGCCCCCGTCTATGAGCGTCCGTGGGCGCGCCCCGCATGGCAGGATGAGGTGCAGCAGCAAGTGGGCGTCGGTAAGCATGCGAACCTGCGTGAGACGTGGCTGCGAATGGTCGCCTCCCCGGCATTGTGCTCGCGCGACTTCATCACCCAGCAGTATGACCGCTACGTGCGCGGCAACACCGTGCAGGCGAAATACGCCAACTCGGGTGTCTTGCGCATCAACGAGGAGAACAACCGCGGTGTCGCCGTCTCCGCCGACGCATCGGGCCGCTACACCTATCTCGACCCGAACATGGGCGCGCGCCTTGCCCTCGCCGAGGCGTACCGCAATGTCGCCGTCACCGGTGCTCGCCCCGTCGCCATCACCAACTGCCTGAACTTCGGCTCGCCGGAGAACCCGGACGTGATGTGGCAGTTCCGTGAAGCCGTCCACGGCCTGGCGGATGGCGCGGTTGAACTGGGCATTCCTGTCTCCGGAGGCAACGTCTCCTTCTACAACCAGACCGGTGATGTTCCGATCCTCCCGACCCCTGTCGTGGGCGTCCTCGGCGTGATCGAGGATGTGGAGAAGGCCATCGGCCATGCGTTGCCTGCCCGCAACGACGAGGAGTTCACGCTCCTGTTGCTCGGCGAGACGCGCGACGAGTTCGGCGGCTCCATCTGGCAGGAGATTTCCGGCCAGGGCCTCGCCGGCCTACCGCCGCAGGTCGACCTCGGCAACGAGGAGCGCTTGGCTGAATTCTTCGTCGGCAACGGATCCGTCTCCGCGGCGCACGACCTTTCCGAGGGCGGCCTGGCCCAAGCGCTGTTCGAGACTCTGCTCGGTTCCGGCAAGGGCGCGCAGGTGGATCTGACCGGAGTGCACGAGGACGCATTCACCGCCATGTTCTCCGAGTCCGCCTCCCGCGTGCTCGTCGCCGTTTCCCAGGACCGCGCGGACACCGCCGTTCAGCGTGCCACGGAGGCAGGTGTTCCGGTCACCGTGCTGGGAACCACGAATAGCACCGGCGACATAACCGTTGCGGGAGAAACTGTCACCGTTGCCGAGCTGGCCGAGGCGTGGCATGCGACCCTGCCGCAGCTGTTCGACCACGCGATGGCACCGAACTCGCCAGCCTAA
- the purQ gene encoding phosphoribosylformylglycinamidine synthase subunit PurQ, translating to MTATIGVITFPGTLDDVDALRAVRVAGAEPKELWHADNDLNGVDAVIVPGGFSYGDYLRSGAIAAQAPMMGAVVEAAKKGMPVLGICNGFQILTEAGLLPGALTRNQGLLFHCVDTHLVVENNSTAWTSNFEAGEKILVPAKHGEGRFQAAPETIEQLEKEGRVVFRYTDNFNGSVNGIAGVTNETGRVVGLMPHPEHAVELLTGPSADGLGLFLSAISSIGA from the coding sequence ATGACGGCAACCATCGGAGTGATCACCTTTCCGGGAACGCTCGATGACGTTGATGCCCTCCGAGCAGTGAGAGTCGCCGGAGCGGAGCCGAAGGAGCTCTGGCACGCGGACAACGACTTGAACGGTGTGGACGCTGTCATTGTCCCGGGCGGCTTCTCCTACGGCGACTACCTGCGTTCCGGCGCGATTGCCGCACAGGCACCCATGATGGGAGCGGTTGTGGAGGCTGCGAAGAAGGGAATGCCCGTCCTCGGCATCTGTAACGGGTTCCAGATTCTCACCGAGGCAGGTCTGTTGCCGGGTGCGCTCACCCGCAATCAGGGTCTGCTTTTCCACTGCGTCGACACCCACCTTGTGGTGGAGAACAATTCCACGGCGTGGACCTCGAACTTCGAGGCGGGGGAGAAGATCCTCGTCCCCGCAAAGCACGGTGAGGGTCGCTTCCAGGCCGCGCCGGAGACGATCGAGCAGCTGGAGAAAGAAGGCCGCGTTGTATTCCGCTACACCGACAACTTCAACGGCTCCGTCAACGGCATCGCTGGTGTAACCAACGAAACCGGGCGCGTCGTCGGCCTTATGCCTCACCCGGAGCACGCGGTTGAATTACTCACCGGCCCCTCTGCCGACGGCCTGGGCCTGTTCCTATCCGCCATTTCTTCGATCGGAGCGTAA